Genomic segment of Candidatus Rokuibacteriota bacterium:
GGCTCGACTTCCCGTAGCCGCAGTCGCCGACGAAGGCCACGGCCTTCCCGTCGACGACCACGACAGTCGCGTGGAGGGAATCGATGCCCTGCTTCAGGAGGGCGAACGAGAGGACCTGACCCAGCAGGTAGGTCTGAAACGCCTCGACGCTCCCGCCGTCGAGCGACCGGCCGGCGATTCTACGCCCATCGGCCGAGATCACGAACTCGAACAGGCCCGACCATCGCAAATAACACGAGCCGTCGTCGAGCGACGCGTACCTGAACCAGGAAACGTCGTTCCGCTCGCCGCCGATCGTGCGATGGACTCGAGGGAAGAGCGATGCCGGTGCGCGGACCACCTCGGCGTCCACGCGGCCGCACCCGGCTACGCGACGACACGGGAGCGGGATCACGCTCCGGACACTTAGCCCGTACGCCTGGTAGGCATACCGGCGTCTGGATCTCGACCGTGGCACCCCGGCCTCCTGATTAACCTGTACCGGCCCTCGTCTTCGGGCCGGCCACGTTCGCCTCGCTCCTGTTCTTGGCCCCGCCCCTCGTGAGCGTTCGCAAGTCGCCGTAGCAGCGGAGTCGGGGCGGGGTGTACGGCTTTTTGGCCGGGCGGTTTAGCTTATTCATCTCAACATCTCCCCCAGAATTTCTCGAGCCAGCGGTCCACGCTCACCAAGAACCACACCTCCCATCGAAGCTCCCTCTCCCCCCGGAGATAGCGGGTCACCAGCTCGTGCGCTCGCTCCAGGTCCACGTAGCGCCCCATCCGTCCCGAGCGATCCTCGAGCGGGGCGGGCGGATCACGGCGACAGAGAGCGGTCAGGTTTCGATCCATCGGATCGGTCCAGTCTCCCTTCCCCTGTCTCGACCGGATCGTGTCAGGCACGATCCCCTGCATCGATCGTCGCAAGATCCATTTTCGCTCGCCATCGCGCGTCCTCCGCTCCCAGGGGATCGAGAGGACGAACTCCACGAGCCGACTGTCCAGGAACGGATATCTGAGCTCCATGCCCCACCGGGCCACAGCCCGTTCGTCCACCTCGACCTTCAGGACATAGTAGGCCCCGGTCACGGAGACGTGTGTGTCAGCCTGGACGCAGGACGGGAACGGCAGCCGAACGCGCGGCTCGCGGATGCGCTCCCGCAGCCCGACCTCGCGGGCCAGGTGCGGGCGGATCCAGCTCGGTGGGGCGCGGCGGGCCGCCCGCTTGCCCCAGTACTTGAGCCGGGACGGGAGAAGGCTGGCGAGCGCCAGCTGGGCAAACTCCCACGGCTGGCCGCCGTACCAGCGGGCCAGCTCGCCGGTCTCGCGGATGAACCGTCCGGGCTTCAGCGTGCGCAGCAGATCGGCCAGGTAACCGATCTCGTCCAGGAGCTGGTCTCCACCGTCACCCGACAGGAGTACCCGGCACCCCCAGGCGTCAACCGACTCCAGCGAGGCGAGGCCGCTCTGGCGGTTCGCCGCGACGATCGGGCTCTCGACCGACCAGAGGAGATCGTCAAGCCGGTAGAGCGGGTCGTCGTCCGACGCGTGGATCTCGTGCACCTTGACACCCGAGGCCCGGCCCACCGCCCGGACGTACCGCCGCTCGTCAGAATCCGGGTGATCTGAAAAGAGCGTGAAGGCGTCCAGCGAGGGGGAGACCGCCCCGCCGTCGGCGAAGACCCGCGCGGCGGTACAGACGATCGCCGACGAGTCCAGACCGCCGCTCACGAAGGCGCCGATCGGGAAGTCGCTGCGCGTGCGACACCTCACAGCCTCCGTGAAAAGGGAGCGGAAGTGCTCGGCGTATTCCTCGTCGCGGGCGTACCGGGTCTCCCGTGGCGGATCGACGGCCCAGTAACGCTCGATCCAAAGGCGTCCCTCCTCGAGCACGAGGAGGTGGCCGGGCGGGAGCCGATGGATTCCGCGGAAGAAGGTCCGCGCGTGATCCCCCTCCCGGAACTCCCTGAGCAAAAAGGCCAGGATCATCTCGTCGTCAGGTTCCGGCATCCGGTCAAGAACGGCGAGAATGGGCTTCGTCTCCGAGCTGATCAGCAGGGTGACGCCGTCCCACGTGTAGTGAAGCGGTTTGAGCCCGAGCCGGTCTCTCGCACAGAGAAGCCTCCCCCTTCGGCCATCCCAGAGCGCGAACGCAAACTCCCCGATGATTCTTCCCAGGGCGCCCGCTCCCCACTGCCTGTACGCCTCCAGCGTCAGCTCAGGATCGGTCTGACCCGAAAGCGGACGTCGCTCCGCCTTCAGGGCTGCGATCAGTTCCTCCCGGTTGTCGAGCCGGCCATCCCAGACCAGCCGGCACGTGCCCTGGGAGTCAACCACTGGCTGCTCCTCGTGGAGAGACTCCGGGGTCGTGTAGAGGAGCCGATGAGCCAGCCCGACTGGCCCGCTCACCCACCGGCCCTCGCCATCGGGGCCCCGATGGGCCATGGCCCCCGACATCCGCTCCAGGAGACTCGGATCCACGGCCAGTCCGTAAGCGTGACAGATCCCCACAAGCCCGCTCATGACTTACCTCTTCGTTCTGAGTTCCACTCGGGAAACCACTGCCGGAGCCACACCTCCAGCCTTGCGAAATTCCACAAGAGGTTCCGATGTCGCCCCTGCGTCCACACGTAGCGCTCCCGGAGCCGTTCGGCTTCCCGGCGGCTGACGTAGCGAAAGACCCGCCCGTCGGAACCGAACAGGTCGCGCTCCAGCCGCTTCGCCTCCAGCTCAGTGGGCAGCCGGCCATTCATCACTGGGACGAACTGCGCGACCTCTTCGCGTTGCCTCACCGGCGCGATGGCCGCCAGCGCGCGCTGGACGAACTGCTTTCGATAGCCGGGTGCCAGCGTCACGGCCGACGGCACGGCGAGGAAGAATTCCACCAGCCGTCGGTCCAGGTACGGGTGGCGGCACTCCAGCGAGAAGGCTGAGACCATCCCGTCCATCTGGTTCAGCGCGAGCGCCATCGCCGGTCGCGTGAGCGCGCGGTAGGTGGTTTCCTGGCACAGCGTCGGGAATCTCCGCCGCTCCCTCGGCATCGTCCACCGGTCCAGCCCGACCCGCGTGGCAAACTCGGCGTCGATCCAGCGGGGGAGCTGGCGCTTCACCCCAGCCCTGAAGAGCCGGCGGAGTCCAGGCGGAAATTGATCCCAGACGAGCGCCAGGACGGTCCGCCCGGAGCCAGTTCCGCCGTAGGCCGTCGAGCTGAGCCGGGCATGCCGGACCAGCGTTCCGAGCTGGAGCGAATGGAGAAGGTCCGCAAGATACCCCGCCTCGGCACGCTGGCTCAACTCGTCCGCTCCAAACCCTGTCAGCAGGACCCGGCAGCCCCGCGCCGCCGCCGGCCCGACGAGCGCCGGAATCGTGAGGGCAGGATCGTGGTGAGGGGTCTCGGCGCAGTCGAGGAAGAGCTCGAACAACGTGATCGGCCCGTCCGCTCCCTCAGGACGAACGAAGTGGACCTCGGTGCCGTATCTCCTGGCCAGGTGCTGGATCGCGTCCCACTCCTCCTGCAGGAACCCTTCGGCCAGCAGGGTGAACGCCGCCAGTTCGGGAACGCCCACATCCGCCAGCCGGAGCGTCTCTGCCGTCGCAGTGACTAACGTCGAGTCGATTCCTCCGCTGAGCAGCAGTCCCACCGGCGAGCAGCTCCGGAGACGGCAGCGCACCGCCTCGCGGAAGAGCGCTGCGAACGCCTCGAGATAGTCCTCTTCCTTCGCGTACCGGGCCTGACGCGACGGATCCACGTCCCAGTAGCGCTCGATCGAGAGACCTGAGTCTGCCAGGCGAAGGACGTGGCCCGGTCTCAACTGCTTGATCCCCTCAAAGAAGGTCGCCTCGGGGTCGCGAAAGCCCATCAGGAGGTAATCGGCGATCATCGCCTCGTTTGGCCGCCTGGCGATCGCCGGATCGGCGAACAGCGCCTTCACCTCCGAGCCAAAGAGGAGCCGCTGGCCGGCCCAGTGGTAGTAGAAGGGTTTGACCCCGATCGGGTCTCGCGCGCACACGAGCTCCCGCCGTCTGCCGTCCCAGAGCGCGAACGCGAACTCGCCGACGATCCGCCTCACGCAGCCCGCGCCCCACTGCCCGTAGGCCTCCAGAACCAGCTCAGGATCGGTCAATCCTTCCTGATCGTGTCGGTCGATCTTCAGCGCCGCGATCAGCTCCTCACGGTTGTCGACCCGCCCATCCCAGGCGAGCTGGCAGGTCCCGTGAGCGTCCGCCAGCGGCTGCTTCTCGTGGAGCGACTCCGGGGTGGTGTGGAGCATCCGATGGCCCAGCCCGACCGGCCCTGCCACCCACTGGCCCTCGCCGTCCGGGCCGCGATGCGCGAGGATGTCGGTCATGCGCTGGAGGAGCGCCGGGTCGGCCGGGCGCCCACCGCTGTGACAGATTCCGGCAATCGCGCTCATCTCACTGGCTCACCGCGAATGGAACAGCGGCTCATATCGCCCGGCCTCCTGACCGCCGAGGATCGGCTCGCCGGCGTAATCGAGCCAGGCGTGTGCCCTGAGCTTCCCCTCCTCGCGCGACACGCCGATCCGCAAGGCTGTCGGGATGCCCCACCGCCCGAGGAGCCACGAGAGGACGAGCGCCTTTTTCAGGCAGGTGGGGTTGACCGGCGCGTACCGGCCGGCAACCTCCACGAGCCAGACCACGCGAGCCAGGGATGCGGGGCGGCCCGAGGCCGGGGTCGCACCCGTCGTGCGGGAGAGCTTCCGGTGGAGCCCCAGCAGCCGCTTGAAGCTCAGGACTCTCAGCGCCAGCTCCACGAGGAGAAAGAGCCCCCAGGCCTCGGCGAGGATGGCCCGCTCGCCGGGAGGGAGCCGGAATAAATTCCGCAGCCGCTCACTCAACGATTTCAACTAAGTCGTTCTCCCGCAGTCGCGTGATGAACTGGAGCAGATCGTCCGTGCAGCGTGGCTCCGCGACCGCGTACTCCTCCAGGAGCGCGTCACGCACCGCGCGCAGCGAGGCGTGCTCCCGGACGAGTTGCCAGATCCGCGTACCGGCCGGATCCAGGCCGAAGTAGACGCCGGTCTCGAGATTGAGGATGACGATCTCGCCCCCCAGATCGTGAAAGACGACGTCGTCTCGGATCCGGACTCGAGATGCGAGCGACAGTTCTCTCGCCAGCGCGGCACTCATCACAATAGCCTCCCCTTTCGCTCCAGGATCGTGAGGATCAGGAAGATGCTGAGGGCCTGGCAGAGCAGCAGGAAGGCGGAGAGCGCGGACGCCATCAGGAGGACCGTCGCCCCCACGCTGAGGCAGATGCTCAGCGCGTAGATCAACAGCACCGCGTGCTCTCGCCGCCCCAAGAGGTGCTCCATGCGGTGGTGGAGGTGGTCCCGCCCCACGTACTCGATCCATCCCCGGACGCCCTTCACCTTCCCCGAGACCACGCGATCCACGGTGATGTAGATCATGTCGTAGATGAACACGCCAAAGATGAGAATCGGCGCGGCCAGGTCCACGATCGTGTTCTCGGCCCACTCTCCCATCACGGCCAGCGACGCCAGCACGAACCCCAGGAAATTGGCCCCGGCGTCTCCCAGGAAGATCGTGGCGCGATCGCCCGGACGGAAATTGTAGGGGAGGAACCCGAGGGTGCTCCCGAGCAGAGCCGCCGCGACCCATCCGAGGAACACCTGCTGGCTCTGGTAGGCGATGATCCCCAGGAAGAAGGCGGCGATGGCGGCCAGGCCGGGAGCCAGGCCGTCCATCCCGTCCAGGAAGTTCATGGCGTTGGTGAGCCCCACGATCCAGAGGATGGTCAGGAAGATATTCAGCGCCTGCCCCCAGAGGGCACGGGTCGGAAACAGCGTCAGCGAGATCCCCGAGGCGATGACGATCCCTGTCGCGAGCAGCATGATGGCCAGCTTGAAGACAGCAGGGAGCGGGCGGACGTCGTCGACGCGGCTGATACAGATCACCAGTGTCCCGCCGGTCAGCAACCCCCAGAGGGCCGGCGTCAGGATCGAGTTCGCCAGCAGGCTGATCAGGAAGGCGAGATAGATCGCGACCCCGCCCAGCAGCGGAATCGGCTCGCCGTGGAGCTTCCGCGAATCCGGCCGGTCAACGATCCCCATCGCCAGCGCGAAGGCTCGAACCGGCCTGACCAAGAGGAAGGAGAGGAGGAACGAGAACAGGACGATGTAG
This window contains:
- a CDS encoding undecaprenyl/decaprenyl-phosphate alpha-N-acetylglucosaminyl 1-phosphate transferase, translating into MRSAIRVSTISLPAGQLLYLLGVVVLLLLFLFPVKSFFFQEGLRWLYIVLFSFLLSFLLVRPVRAFALAMGIVDRPDSRKLHGEPIPLLGGVAIYLAFLISLLANSILTPALWGLLTGGTLVICISRVDDVRPLPAVFKLAIMLLATGIVIASGISLTLFPTRALWGQALNIFLTILWIVGLTNAMNFLDGMDGLAPGLAAIAAFFLGIIAYQSQQVFLGWVAAALLGSTLGFLPYNFRPGDRATIFLGDAGANFLGFVLASLAVMGEWAENTIVDLAAPILIFGVFIYDMIYITVDRVVSGKVKGVRGWIEYVGRDHLHHRMEHLLGRREHAVLLIYALSICLSVGATVLLMASALSAFLLLCQALSIFLILTILERKGRLL
- a CDS encoding PqqD family protein, producing the protein MSAALARELSLASRVRIRDDVVFHDLGGEIVILNLETGVYFGLDPAGTRIWQLVREHASLRAVRDALLEEYAVAEPRCTDDLLQFITRLRENDLVEIVE
- the asnB gene encoding asparagine synthase (glutamine-hydrolyzing), yielding MSAIAGICHSGGRPADPALLQRMTDILAHRGPDGEGQWVAGPVGLGHRMLHTTPESLHEKQPLADAHGTCQLAWDGRVDNREELIAALKIDRHDQEGLTDPELVLEAYGQWGAGCVRRIVGEFAFALWDGRRRELVCARDPIGVKPFYYHWAGQRLLFGSEVKALFADPAIARRPNEAMIADYLLMGFRDPEATFFEGIKQLRPGHVLRLADSGLSIERYWDVDPSRQARYAKEEDYLEAFAALFREAVRCRLRSCSPVGLLLSGGIDSTLVTATAETLRLADVGVPELAAFTLLAEGFLQEEWDAIQHLARRYGTEVHFVRPEGADGPITLFELFLDCAETPHHDPALTIPALVGPAAARGCRVLLTGFGADELSQRAEAGYLADLLHSLQLGTLVRHARLSSTAYGGTGSGRTVLALVWDQFPPGLRRLFRAGVKRQLPRWIDAEFATRVGLDRWTMPRERRRFPTLCQETTYRALTRPAMALALNQMDGMVSAFSLECRHPYLDRRLVEFFLAVPSAVTLAPGYRKQFVQRALAAIAPVRQREEVAQFVPVMNGRLPTELEAKRLERDLFGSDGRVFRYVSRREAERLRERYVWTQGRHRNLLWNFARLEVWLRQWFPEWNSERRGKS
- the asnB gene encoding asparagine synthase (glutamine-hydrolyzing) — encoded protein: MSGLVGICHAYGLAVDPSLLERMSGAMAHRGPDGEGRWVSGPVGLAHRLLYTTPESLHEEQPVVDSQGTCRLVWDGRLDNREELIAALKAERRPLSGQTDPELTLEAYRQWGAGALGRIIGEFAFALWDGRRGRLLCARDRLGLKPLHYTWDGVTLLISSETKPILAVLDRMPEPDDEMILAFLLREFREGDHARTFFRGIHRLPPGHLLVLEEGRLWIERYWAVDPPRETRYARDEEYAEHFRSLFTEAVRCRTRSDFPIGAFVSGGLDSSAIVCTAARVFADGGAVSPSLDAFTLFSDHPDSDERRYVRAVGRASGVKVHEIHASDDDPLYRLDDLLWSVESPIVAANRQSGLASLESVDAWGCRVLLSGDGGDQLLDEIGYLADLLRTLKPGRFIRETGELARWYGGQPWEFAQLALASLLPSRLKYWGKRAARRAPPSWIRPHLAREVGLRERIREPRVRLPFPSCVQADTHVSVTGAYYVLKVEVDERAVARWGMELRYPFLDSRLVEFVLSIPWERRTRDGERKWILRRSMQGIVPDTIRSRQGKGDWTDPMDRNLTALCRRDPPAPLEDRSGRMGRYVDLERAHELVTRYLRGERELRWEVWFLVSVDRWLEKFWGRC
- a CDS encoding lasso peptide biosynthesis B2 protein; this encodes MKSLSERLRNLFRLPPGERAILAEAWGLFLLVELALRVLSFKRLLGLHRKLSRTTGATPASGRPASLARVVWLVEVAGRYAPVNPTCLKKALVLSWLLGRWGIPTALRIGVSREEGKLRAHAWLDYAGEPILGGQEAGRYEPLFHSR